The Silene latifolia isolate original U9 population chromosome Y, ASM4854445v1, whole genome shotgun sequence sequence ttgaatggttttatttacgtatttttacaatcggttgtaatttgtaatacttagtgtggccttagtcaaattatgttttcgtaatgaaggaaacataattttttatgtaattatgagatctcgtatctccttttattttttctttagttttgggttttgaaattataatgtaataaataggtttattatgtaatttatttattgtaatttcaaagaagactaaagatggatattggagctcactcccgctacatggatcaagatggaacatctagacaagcttctcgggtccatggatggattccaaagttgtattaatgttcattttgataggataggccacactaggactttattttgttttacgttttaccgttcttattgcttttcattcacatgatagtttatgcatcatattccgcctaaaccaaaccacctactactaaaatgcatgaaaattgactcatatagattgtatgttagttttcattgacatacagatgtcactcagtttaagccatcaccttagtttattcattcacgcatgctagatattagttcacttaaaatgaattaaaataaagttgatgggatcttcctctaaaacggaaattgagattagtctttataagggcaaacaactatgaatcccttcttcgtcggtagacataatatgaccccttctacgttgggtaagtagtttgtgttgacttagtttatctcaacatcatagtccgaagagtttctcgtgattatgatggactaaagatagaatttacagaaatttatcgaccaagaattctaactgtagaattagctaaaaggttagcttatcaatttgcagataattgagtcttgggatcatttatataattcttgagggagatcaattgtaTAATAGCTTGAGTCTACGCGTTATagcagtattgcattagacttaaatcataaacgatgagtatgcttatttattcttcttttcgtagtgtagaatacgttttatatcgataatactgttacaacaaatggctggaaataacgaaatcccaatgccaagtgccacacttgatcgcgagtcctggcttaaagtttttatggacaacatgaatcagttcacacgtctgaaaaatgacgggtccaattttgcggactgggaggcatcattgcggaatgctgccactgctgacggtaagctcaggtatctaactgagccaataccggtaaacccaggcctaaatgcaagagctaacgatatagttgcttatagtgacttcgttatggaagcgggtactcatctttgcaatggaaaccaatttgcagagacgcttcattgctcagggtgcaaacaagattttcaccacgctcactaacgagttcacaaaggcaccgagaatcgttacttatgagcatacctgtcgcttctttgatgcgatactccagaagggccaactggttagtccacacattcttcacatgattgagaatgtcgagaagctggaggcacttgattgtaaaatcagtgagagcattgtcatagaccgaatacttcattctcttcacgatggttttgccattttcagggcgaactactacatgaatgacttgaaaaagagtcctcatgagctacactcccttctcgtacagaccgagaaggatatgaaattgagtgggagcatgaagcagtatgttctcacgatttccaacaagggtaaaggtaagggcaaggctcatggcgacctagctgtaggtaagccaaagtttaaaaagccaggaaacggtaagagtgggcccggtgagactagtggctcatagggcaaggcaaagagcaagggcggtgacattgagtgccaccattgtcacaagactggacattggaggaggaactgtcccgtgtaccgtgaggacattaaagcaggccgcgtcgttcctgttggtatgtaatcttatattcatatgatagagattaaccatgcaagtttcggaacttaggtacttgatactggttgtggttctcatctgtgtaataatttgcaggacctaaagaacatcatacctctcgaaaagggtgatgtgttcttgcgagtcgggaatggagcacgagttgctgcagtctcgaagggaacatatgtaatccaactccctagtggttttaagttattttatataactgttactatgtacccagtttatctaagaacattatttctatttccgtactcgatatagacggttttgcatttttaataaaggataatacctgtattttctttttaatgaaatgatttatggcaaagcgcccatgaatggaatttacatcttagatcaaaccacggaagtattacacgtgaataataagaaattaaaggttggtgacaaagatcaaacctatctatggcattgtcgaatgggacacataaatgagaaacgcgtgaagaaactcgtcgataatgggactattcccgcattcgaattttctacatatggcacgtgtgaatcatgtctcattggcaaaatgactcgaatttccttcaaaggtgttggaatgcgcactagtgacctattaggactcatacatactgatgtttgtggacctatgtcaattaccgcttgagatggctatagatattttatcacattcacggacgattt is a genomic window containing:
- the LOC141634317 gene encoding uncharacterized protein LOC141634317; protein product: MAGNNEIPMPSATLDRESWLKVFMDNMNQFTRLKNDGSNFADWEASLRNAATADGKLRDASLLRVQTRFSPRSLTSSQRHRESLLMSIPVASLMRYSRRANWANYYMNDLKKSPHELHSLLVQTEKDMKLSGSMKQYVLTISNKGKGKGKAHGDLAVGKPKFKKPGNGKSGPGETSGS